From Vreelandella neptunia, the proteins below share one genomic window:
- a CDS encoding DoxX family protein, with translation MPTLPMHRLSKLAPYFLSVLRIFAAGSFLTHGTMKLFSWPAPFEYPLNPMLYTAGILEVVGGLLLLMGLFSRPTAFLLSGLMAFAYFIAHSSNSFFPVLNHGEAAMLYCFIFLYISAAGPGVWSFDASRAQSRVG, from the coding sequence ATGCCGACACTACCAATGCACCGCTTGAGCAAATTGGCTCCGTACTTTCTCAGCGTTCTGCGGATCTTTGCCGCTGGGTCTTTCCTGACACATGGGACGATGAAGCTTTTCAGCTGGCCCGCCCCTTTCGAGTATCCCCTTAACCCCATGCTTTATACCGCTGGCATCCTGGAGGTAGTGGGCGGTTTATTGCTATTAATGGGTCTGTTCTCGCGACCAACGGCTTTCTTACTTTCTGGTTTAATGGCATTTGCCTACTTTATCGCGCACAGCTCGAACAGTTTTTTTCCTGTTCTCAACCACGGTGAAGCGGCCATGCTTTATTGCTTCATCTTTCTCTATATTAGTGCCGCAGGCCCAGGCGTTTGGAGCTTTGATGCTTCGCGAGCGCAAAGTCGGGTGGGGTGA
- a CDS encoding AraC family transcriptional regulator has translation MNSLKQAVRAYTSRYADNRGMAITPVPGLRMMCLKAPSGDLHSVYRPLICLVLQGAKRLIVGNEERVFSSGQSVLVSADMPVTGRVVQASQSEPYLAIAVELEVALLRELTAHIDTPRPQRTSEMPTLFAVDTEAALLDCASRLMHLLDRPEAAPLLSPGIMRELHYWLLSGPHSDALRALADPDSHASRLAAAITVLRAEYQSRVPVERLAAEAGMSSTSFHKHFKHMTSLTPGQYQKRLRLIEARRLMLNEGFSASSAAFEVGYESVPQFTREYGRLFQKPPKQDALLARRSIEQRVSPLTVSTA, from the coding sequence ATGAACTCGCTCAAACAGGCTGTCCGGGCTTATACCAGCCGCTACGCCGACAACCGTGGTATGGCGATAACCCCGGTGCCGGGTTTGCGAATGATGTGCCTCAAGGCGCCATCCGGCGACCTGCATTCGGTTTACAGGCCGCTGATATGCCTGGTTCTGCAGGGGGCGAAGCGCTTGATAGTGGGGAATGAGGAACGGGTTTTTTCTAGCGGGCAGTCCGTCCTCGTTAGTGCTGACATGCCGGTCACCGGACGGGTCGTGCAAGCAAGCCAGAGCGAGCCCTATCTGGCGATCGCTGTCGAACTGGAGGTGGCGCTGTTGCGGGAGCTCACCGCCCATATCGATACCCCCCGCCCGCAGCGCACTTCAGAGATGCCTACGCTATTCGCCGTCGACACCGAAGCCGCACTGCTCGATTGCGCATCACGGCTGATGCACCTGTTGGATCGCCCAGAAGCGGCGCCGCTCTTGAGCCCAGGAATCATGCGGGAGCTGCACTACTGGCTCCTATCAGGGCCTCACAGCGATGCTTTGCGGGCGCTGGCAGACCCGGACAGCCATGCGAGCCGTCTTGCCGCCGCCATTACGGTACTCAGAGCTGAGTATCAGTCGCGTGTGCCCGTTGAGCGACTTGCGGCAGAAGCGGGAATGAGTAGCACCTCGTTTCATAAGCACTTTAAGCACATGACGTCGCTCACGCCGGGGCAGTACCAGAAGCGACTTCGCTTGATTGAAGCGCGCCGCTTGATGCTCAATGAAGGATTCTCAGCGAGCAGCGCTGCTTTTGAAGTGGGCTACGAGAGCGTGCCCCAATTTACCCGCGAATATGGGCGGCTGTTTCAGAAACCACCGAAACAGGACGCTCTGCTAGCTCGGAGATCTATCGAACAAAGGGTATCGCCGTTAACGGTTAGCACAGCGTGA
- the aroQ gene encoding gamma subclass chorismate mutase AroQ, whose translation MMDTSRTISLASLRVMLCAILLVALALGVGYQARAAEPSNDVRQTVDQLLRLVDERLAIAPDVAKAKWNSGAPIDAPAREAQILERVVAEATRAGINEAFAQTFFKHQFEASKVIQHRLHEQWRQTEQPPFESPPDLAEDIRPQLDQLTPQLMASLRDFERVAESEGVKQYLENNAETLVSDGVGGVAREEALRPLYEATDTAGVQ comes from the coding sequence ATGATGGACACTTCAAGAACGATCTCTCTTGCTTCCCTGCGTGTCATGTTGTGCGCCATTCTCCTGGTGGCGCTGGCGCTCGGTGTTGGATATCAGGCCCGTGCCGCCGAGCCTTCCAATGACGTCAGACAGACGGTGGATCAGCTGCTTCGGTTGGTTGATGAGCGGCTTGCTATTGCGCCCGATGTTGCAAAGGCTAAATGGAACTCTGGTGCTCCTATTGATGCTCCCGCACGAGAAGCGCAAATTCTAGAGAGGGTCGTGGCTGAAGCCACGCGGGCGGGTATCAATGAGGCCTTTGCCCAGACGTTTTTCAAACATCAGTTTGAGGCAAGCAAGGTTATCCAGCACCGGCTCCATGAACAATGGAGGCAAACAGAGCAGCCTCCTTTTGAATCCCCACCAGACCTTGCCGAAGATATTCGCCCCCAACTTGACCAATTGACACCACAACTGATGGCTTCACTTCGCGACTTCGAGCGTGTTGCTGAAAGCGAAGGAGTTAAACAATATCTTGAAAATAATGCCGAAACCTTGGTGAGTGACGGTGTAGGAGGTGTCGCCCGGGAAGAGGCATTACGCCCACTTTACGAAGCCACCGACACTGCAGGCGTGCAATAG
- a CDS encoding SDR family oxidoreductase translates to MAKTWLITGTSTGLGRLLTERLLERGDRVIATLRRKGSLDDLLSLHGDRLQILTFDVTDTPTMRDAVSQAFTTFGRVDVVVSNAGYGLFGAAEEASDEQIERQIATNLTGSIQFLRAVLPHLREQGGGRIVQVSSEGGQIAYPSFSLYHATKWGIEGFVESVAKEVSPFGIDFIIAEPGPTATHFAEGLDRTPTTPIYEDTPAGELRRALASGDLAIKGDAGNTVDAIINITDMPNPPLRLTLGSTAYDSISHALKERLESLEAYKEVALSADRDETRR, encoded by the coding sequence ATGGCTAAAACTTGGCTTATCACAGGCACATCCACCGGCCTCGGCCGACTACTTACTGAACGGCTACTGGAACGCGGCGATCGCGTTATAGCAACGCTACGCCGCAAGGGGTCTCTGGACGACTTGCTCTCCTTGCATGGTGATCGCTTGCAGATACTTACCTTCGACGTGACGGATACACCAACGATGAGAGATGCCGTTTCGCAAGCGTTCACGACGTTTGGGCGAGTCGATGTGGTCGTCAGCAATGCAGGGTATGGTCTCTTTGGCGCTGCCGAAGAGGCCAGTGATGAACAGATTGAGCGGCAAATCGCGACTAACCTCACAGGCTCCATCCAGTTCCTTCGCGCCGTACTACCACATTTACGCGAACAAGGGGGCGGCCGCATCGTTCAGGTATCGTCGGAGGGCGGCCAGATCGCCTATCCAAGCTTCAGCCTTTATCACGCCACGAAGTGGGGCATCGAGGGGTTCGTCGAATCCGTCGCGAAGGAAGTCTCGCCTTTTGGTATTGATTTCATTATCGCCGAGCCGGGGCCCACTGCGACCCACTTTGCTGAAGGGCTGGATCGCACACCCACGACGCCGATCTATGAAGATACCCCAGCAGGCGAGCTGCGTAGGGCCCTGGCGTCAGGTGACTTGGCCATTAAAGGCGATGCAGGCAATACCGTTGATGCCATCATTAACATAACGGATATGCCGAACCCACCACTTCGTCTTACGTTAGGCAGCACGGCCTATGACTCCATTAGCCATGCGCTAAAAGAGCGGCTTGAGTCGCTCGAAGCGTATAAGGAGGTAGCTCTATCCGCGGACAGGGATGAAACACGTCGATAG
- a CDS encoding LysR family transcriptional regulator, which translates to MSKPTLTDLKAFQAVAEHRSFRRAADLMGVSRSSLSHTVRTLEQRLGTRLLHRTTRSVSLTESGEQLLLRLSPLLSDLEAILEDASSVEGKVTGRLRINGSEGAVRLLLQTVVPRFLALHDSVELDLVAEGRLVDIVGQGFDAGVRLREAVPQDMVAIPLGHELRFLAVASPDYLHGRTAPKTPDDLASHQCIRQRLPSGKLYRWEFQQHGQDVAVDVPGALTLDSSQLMVEAAADGLGIAYVPESYALAYLRDGRLGTVLEEWCPRIPGLCLYYPNNRHVPPSLRAFIDLLRELRA; encoded by the coding sequence ATGAGCAAGCCAACGTTGACCGACCTCAAGGCGTTTCAGGCCGTGGCAGAACACCGTAGCTTTCGTCGAGCAGCCGACTTGATGGGAGTCAGCCGCTCTTCCCTCAGCCACACCGTGCGTACGCTGGAACAACGGCTGGGTACCCGGCTGCTGCACCGAACCACACGTAGCGTCTCACTGACCGAGAGCGGCGAGCAGTTGCTCTTGCGGCTGAGCCCGCTATTGAGTGACTTGGAAGCGATCCTGGAGGATGCTTCCAGCGTCGAAGGAAAGGTCACGGGACGGTTGCGTATCAATGGCAGCGAAGGGGCCGTGCGGCTGTTGCTGCAAACCGTAGTACCGCGTTTTCTCGCCCTTCATGATAGCGTTGAGCTTGATCTCGTGGCAGAGGGGCGACTTGTCGATATTGTCGGGCAGGGGTTTGATGCGGGCGTAAGACTCAGAGAGGCGGTTCCTCAGGATATGGTCGCCATCCCCTTGGGGCATGAACTGCGTTTTCTTGCCGTTGCCTCCCCTGACTACCTGCACGGCCGAACGGCACCAAAGACGCCGGATGATCTGGCCTCTCACCAATGCATACGGCAAAGGCTGCCGAGCGGTAAACTCTACCGCTGGGAGTTTCAGCAGCATGGCCAGGATGTGGCGGTAGATGTGCCAGGAGCGCTGACCTTGGACAGTAGCCAACTGATGGTGGAAGCGGCCGCCGATGGTTTAGGCATCGCCTACGTGCCAGAGTCATATGCACTCGCCTATTTAAGGGATGGAAGGCTGGGCACCGTGCTCGAGGAGTGGTGCCCCCGCATCCCTGGGCTGTGTCTTTACTACCCCAATAACCGTCATGTACCGCCCAGCCTGCGGGCTTTTATCGATCTGCTGCGAGAGTTGCGAGCTTAG
- a CDS encoding TetR/AcrR family transcriptional regulator — MQGKSGETKTRRLSKAERRHQLLDTAITIVREEGADSLTLGHLAKRAGISKPVAYEHFGTRSTLLIELYRSIDAEQANALRAALTTGERGFAETADVLASTYIHCYADTSGEWHAVGAALAGSEEKEAVYQELLDGYVQLFAAVLKPHSALPLETLKQRCIGLIGAGEALSSAMVRGKCSEAEAAQTFAALIQSGLR; from the coding sequence ATGCAAGGCAAATCAGGCGAAACAAAAACACGTAGACTTTCCAAGGCAGAGCGTCGGCACCAGTTGCTCGACACGGCGATCACGATTGTTCGTGAAGAAGGTGCTGATAGCTTGACGTTGGGGCATTTGGCCAAGCGAGCCGGCATCTCCAAGCCTGTCGCTTACGAGCATTTCGGTACACGGTCAACGCTTTTGATTGAACTCTACAGATCAATCGACGCAGAGCAGGCAAACGCGCTCCGCGCCGCGTTGACTACCGGTGAGAGAGGCTTTGCAGAAACAGCTGACGTGCTGGCAAGCACCTACATCCATTGCTATGCCGACACCAGCGGTGAATGGCACGCAGTGGGAGCCGCATTGGCAGGTAGTGAGGAAAAGGAAGCCGTGTACCAGGAACTGCTCGACGGGTATGTTCAGCTATTCGCCGCTGTACTCAAGCCACACAGTGCTTTACCGCTAGAAACGTTAAAACAACGCTGCATTGGACTGATCGGCGCAGGCGAGGCCCTTTCGTCAGCCATGGTTCGCGGCAAATGCAGCGAAGCTGAAGCGGCCCAGACGTTCGCTGCGCTTATTCAAAGTGGGTTGCGCTAA
- a CDS encoding NAD(P)-dependent oxidoreductase: protein MLQDSILLIGGYGIVGRWTSHFLRSAYPDVPLLIGGRNLAKAQEWAAELGNAQGLEVDFSTSDLGLGDHNISAVATLFMDDRVSALRFAQSRCVPHISISPGIFELGPEVAAYMHNPSAAPVVLGTEWLVGATTVPTLEFSKTFSRVHKLVIGALLDEQDDFGPAAEVDLERQTKAMPVALARRDGAYYWRRDADAMARFRAVDGTEMEASALSPNDVVGLATVLDTPNVQFNLAIGESSSRRRGEPISTEIIIELEGEDHYGQALRTRHAIVHPQGQMPLTGLGVALVLERLTGLDGNPATPPGLYFPYQLLEASSYFDRLKQAGGSVMTLEG, encoded by the coding sequence ATGCTGCAGGATTCTATTTTGCTTATAGGCGGTTATGGCATTGTCGGTCGGTGGACGTCGCACTTTCTGCGCTCTGCTTACCCAGATGTACCGTTACTGATTGGCGGACGCAACCTTGCCAAGGCCCAGGAGTGGGCGGCCGAATTAGGCAATGCGCAGGGCTTGGAAGTTGATTTTTCCACTTCTGATCTTGGGCTGGGGGATCACAACATCAGTGCTGTTGCTACGCTTTTTATGGATGACCGGGTCTCCGCACTTCGTTTTGCTCAATCACGCTGTGTGCCGCATATTAGCATTTCACCGGGTATCTTTGAGTTAGGCCCCGAAGTCGCCGCCTATATGCACAACCCAAGTGCTGCTCCTGTGGTTCTCGGTACCGAGTGGCTGGTGGGGGCTACCACCGTGCCTACACTCGAATTTTCCAAGACGTTCAGCCGTGTCCATAAACTTGTTATTGGTGCACTGCTGGATGAGCAAGATGATTTTGGACCGGCCGCAGAAGTAGATCTTGAGCGGCAAACGAAAGCGATGCCCGTCGCGCTTGCCCGCCGTGACGGCGCCTATTACTGGCGCAGAGATGCTGATGCCATGGCCCGTTTCCGTGCCGTGGATGGCACAGAAATGGAAGCGTCTGCGCTATCGCCGAATGATGTTGTCGGCTTGGCGACTGTACTCGATACACCCAATGTGCAATTCAACCTCGCAATTGGAGAGAGCTCCAGCCGCCGTCGCGGCGAGCCGATATCGACCGAGATTATTATCGAACTTGAGGGTGAGGATCATTACGGTCAAGCGTTGCGTACTCGCCATGCCATCGTTCATCCGCAAGGGCAGATGCCTCTGACAGGGCTCGGTGTGGCCCTGGTTCTTGAGAGGCTCACCGGATTGGATGGTAACCCGGCGACGCCACCTGGCCTCTACTTTCCCTACCAGCTGCTAGAAGCTTCTTCCTATTTTGACCGCTTGAAGCAAGCCGGTGGAAGCGTCATGACGCTGGAGGGCTAG
- a CDS encoding MFS transporter gives MSPSVYLGAAGFGLIAVCYGFARFAFGLFLPQIDTDLALTPTLSGFISGGAFLGYCLAIILSAYLTERIGARAVAIGAALVAAVGMAGIATAPSPLLLASAVMLAGSSTGLASPPMAAAVATAVRRDRQSATNTIINAGTSAGVVLSGPVALLMGGQWRLAFACFAVAAFVMAVVAALSVPGGTKATQVSGGLPPFNSVIMRLIAAAFLMGASSTAIWSFGGKLVALQLSWDNTGAGLLWIAIGTAGIVGAGAGTLVTRFGIDRVHWLFLGVLAAGILLVGTSATTPLLAIVGGMLFGAAYIMVTGVYLVWGVTALPDRPATGLMIGFLTIAIGQTAGAPLFGFLMDRLTPDYAVLGFACLALTAGLARSGSAIPRPAPKTI, from the coding sequence ATGAGTCCCAGCGTGTACCTCGGTGCGGCGGGGTTTGGACTGATTGCAGTGTGCTATGGCTTTGCACGCTTCGCCTTCGGGCTCTTTCTGCCCCAGATCGATACTGACCTTGCTCTCACGCCCACCTTGAGTGGCTTCATATCGGGCGGGGCTTTTCTGGGCTACTGTCTCGCCATCATTTTGTCAGCGTACCTAACCGAACGCATCGGCGCCCGCGCCGTCGCCATTGGCGCGGCACTGGTCGCGGCAGTCGGCATGGCAGGCATCGCCACGGCGCCCTCCCCACTATTGCTCGCCAGCGCGGTCATGCTGGCAGGCTCAAGTACGGGGCTAGCATCGCCGCCCATGGCGGCAGCGGTGGCCACTGCCGTGCGACGTGATCGGCAAAGTGCCACCAACACGATCATTAATGCCGGAACGAGTGCCGGTGTGGTGCTTTCAGGGCCGGTCGCGTTACTGATGGGAGGTCAATGGCGGCTGGCTTTCGCTTGTTTTGCCGTGGCCGCTTTTGTGATGGCGGTAGTTGCCGCGCTCAGCGTACCAGGCGGCACCAAGGCGACCCAGGTCTCGGGCGGCTTGCCCCCCTTTAACAGCGTTATTATGCGCTTGATCGCCGCTGCTTTTCTGATGGGCGCGTCCAGCACCGCTATTTGGTCTTTTGGCGGCAAACTCGTCGCGCTGCAGCTTAGCTGGGACAATACCGGAGCCGGGCTGCTTTGGATCGCTATCGGCACCGCCGGTATTGTGGGTGCCGGCGCAGGCACGTTAGTGACGCGCTTCGGGATCGACCGGGTGCATTGGCTCTTTCTGGGCGTATTGGCAGCAGGCATTCTTTTGGTTGGTACCAGCGCCACCACTCCTCTACTGGCAATCGTCGGCGGCATGCTGTTCGGCGCTGCTTACATCATGGTGACAGGTGTCTATCTGGTATGGGGCGTCACGGCATTGCCCGACCGGCCCGCCACAGGCCTGATGATCGGCTTCCTGACCATCGCGATCGGCCAGACGGCTGGCGCCCCACTCTTTGGCTTTTTGATGGATCGGCTGACCCCCGACTATGCCGTGCTGGGCTTCGCATGCCTTGCCTTGACCGCAGGTCTGGCAAGATCCGGCAGCGCCATACCCAGGCCTGCCCCAAAAACCATCTAG
- a CDS encoding TetR/AcrR family transcriptional regulator, which yields MDTKTKLISTAEQLFDRHGFTATGMDKLIKAAGMSSRTLYKHAGSKTALITEVLKERHRRFQPHIEVGSVDALFDALEEWIRSESARGCLFLRAYGETGGDIPAITEAVLAHKARLYDKIQDIVAIETDGQAIPELAEQILILYEGATAAAIYRGPKAVVSAHKAASALLKQARS from the coding sequence ATGGATACCAAAACAAAGCTTATTTCGACAGCAGAGCAGCTTTTCGACCGGCACGGTTTTACCGCTACCGGGATGGACAAGCTAATCAAGGCGGCTGGCATGTCGAGCCGAACGCTCTACAAGCATGCGGGTAGTAAAACGGCGCTAATAACGGAGGTGCTTAAAGAGCGCCATCGACGGTTCCAGCCACACATCGAAGTGGGCAGCGTTGATGCACTCTTCGACGCGCTGGAAGAATGGATAAGGAGCGAGAGCGCAAGAGGATGCCTTTTTCTGCGTGCCTACGGCGAAACCGGCGGAGACATACCGGCAATCACTGAGGCCGTACTGGCTCACAAAGCAAGGCTTTATGACAAGATCCAGGACATTGTCGCGATAGAAACCGATGGTCAGGCGATACCGGAACTCGCCGAGCAGATCCTTATCCTGTACGAAGGCGCCACCGCGGCCGCGATTTACCGTGGCCCCAAGGCGGTAGTCTCGGCACACAAAGCCGCATCAGCACTGCTCAAGCAGGCACGATCATGA
- a CDS encoding SDR family oxidoreductase, which translates to MKTSGNTILITGGGSGIGRELALRFNALGNTVIVAGRRMETLEETIAGQQNMHAMVVDVEDPRAIVAFAERVIAEHPRLNILINNAGIMRREDLTSTHDLIDAEQTVVTNLLGPIRLTNALTDHLVSQPDATIVNVSSGLAFVPLSGTPTYNATKAAIHSYTISLREQLKGKVELIELAPPAVQTELTPGQSTREGYMPLDDFIDEVITLFQQKPTPKEILVENVNFLRWAERDGHFDEVVEMLNKM; encoded by the coding sequence GTGAAAACATCAGGAAACACCATTCTCATCACCGGCGGTGGCTCCGGCATTGGCCGTGAGCTTGCTCTACGCTTTAACGCGCTGGGCAACACCGTCATCGTCGCTGGACGGCGCATGGAAACGCTGGAGGAAACCATTGCCGGTCAGCAGAACATGCACGCGATGGTCGTCGATGTAGAGGATCCGCGAGCAATTGTGGCCTTTGCTGAGCGTGTTATCGCCGAGCACCCCCGCCTTAACATTCTGATCAACAATGCGGGTATCATGCGCCGCGAGGACTTGACCAGTACCCATGACCTCATTGATGCCGAACAGACGGTCGTCACCAATCTGCTAGGGCCTATCCGGCTGACCAACGCACTGACCGACCACTTGGTAAGCCAGCCAGACGCGACGATCGTGAACGTATCCTCCGGGTTGGCGTTTGTGCCGTTAAGCGGCACGCCTACCTACAACGCCACCAAGGCGGCCATTCACTCCTATACGATTTCGCTCCGCGAACAGCTCAAGGGCAAGGTCGAGCTCATTGAGCTGGCGCCCCCCGCCGTGCAGACGGAACTGACACCCGGCCAGTCGACTCGCGAAGGCTATATGCCGCTCGATGACTTTATCGACGAAGTCATTACGCTGTTCCAACAAAAACCCACACCCAAGGAAATTCTTGTGGAAAACGTCAACTTCCTGCGCTGGGCGGAGCGCGACGGCCACTTCGATGAAGTGGTGGAGATGCTCAACAAGATGTGA
- a CDS encoding RidA family protein — MAKRDAVFPSGRQALYDQNTYSAAVRSGDLLFVSGQVGSREDGSPEPDFAAQVQLAFDNLQRVLEAAGASFDDIVDVTSFHTDPEAQFPIWLEAKARAFPEKPYPNWTAVGVTWLAGFDFEIKVIARLPE, encoded by the coding sequence ATGGCTAAGCGTGACGCTGTTTTCCCCTCGGGCCGCCAGGCACTTTATGACCAGAATACCTATTCCGCCGCCGTTCGCTCGGGCGATTTGCTGTTTGTCTCGGGCCAAGTCGGCAGTCGTGAAGACGGCTCGCCCGAGCCAGATTTTGCTGCTCAGGTGCAGCTTGCTTTCGACAACCTACAGAGAGTACTGGAAGCAGCGGGCGCAAGCTTTGACGATATCGTCGATGTGACGAGCTTTCATACTGACCCGGAGGCCCAATTCCCTATCTGGTTGGAAGCCAAGGCGCGCGCGTTTCCAGAAAAACCCTACCCAAACTGGACGGCGGTCGGCGTCACTTGGCTGGCGGGTTTCGATTTTGAAATCAAGGTCATTGCCAGACTACCCGAGTAA
- a CDS encoding LysR family transcriptional regulator, whose translation MDRFNAMQAFARVVETGSFTKAAETLHMSKTSVTQLVQQLEARLRVKLLNRTTRKVNVTADGAAYYERVIKLLADMDDAETSLSNASVLPRGRLRVDVPSPFARMILIPALPAFHAQYPDIQIDMGASDRMVDLIGESVDCVVRGGELTDLSLVARRVGDLKIGIYAAPSYLESAGLPSHPQELSAPPHYIVGLRWARAGVGSPYAMYRSGERVTVQGRYVISVDDGNAGLAAGIAGLGVVWLPDYMASEHVSRGELVRLFDGWHLDPMPMYVAFPPNRHVSAKLRVFIDWIVELMAQHAPMVDRREQPRYK comes from the coding sequence ATGGATCGCTTTAACGCCATGCAGGCATTTGCCCGGGTAGTGGAAACGGGCAGCTTTACCAAAGCAGCTGAAACACTGCACATGAGCAAAACCAGCGTGACGCAACTGGTGCAACAATTAGAGGCAAGGCTGCGGGTAAAGCTGCTCAACCGCACCACGCGTAAGGTTAACGTCACGGCTGACGGTGCTGCCTATTACGAGCGCGTTATAAAGCTATTAGCCGATATGGATGATGCTGAAACGAGCCTGTCCAACGCCTCGGTGTTGCCTCGCGGCCGACTAAGGGTGGACGTGCCCAGCCCGTTCGCGCGGATGATCTTGATACCAGCGCTACCTGCTTTCCACGCTCAATACCCCGATATTCAAATCGATATGGGGGCGAGTGATCGCATGGTGGATCTGATAGGTGAAAGCGTGGATTGTGTGGTGCGTGGTGGAGAACTCACGGATTTATCGTTAGTGGCGCGCCGCGTAGGCGACCTGAAGATCGGTATTTACGCAGCGCCGAGCTATCTGGAAAGTGCTGGTTTGCCTTCGCACCCGCAAGAACTCTCAGCTCCCCCTCACTACATTGTAGGGCTCCGATGGGCCCGTGCCGGGGTGGGTTCTCCCTACGCCATGTACCGCAGCGGAGAGCGGGTCACTGTACAAGGGCGCTATGTGATTTCGGTTGATGACGGAAATGCTGGTCTTGCAGCAGGCATAGCGGGGCTCGGCGTAGTTTGGCTTCCTGACTACATGGCCAGTGAGCACGTATCTCGCGGGGAGCTGGTTCGCCTATTTGATGGCTGGCATCTCGACCCAATGCCGATGTACGTCGCTTTCCCACCGAATCGGCACGTAAGCGCCAAGCTGCGCGTGTTTATCGATTGGATCGTAGAGTTGATGGCTCAGCATGCGCCCATGGTGGATCGACGGGAGCAACCGCGATACAAGTAA